A region of Streptomyces sp. NBC_01267 DNA encodes the following proteins:
- a CDS encoding LysR family transcriptional regulator, producing the protein MTEWDIRKLQILRTLNERGTVTATAEALRMTPSAVSQQLSNLARQLGVPLLVAHGRRVRLTDAAQLVLRHAEAVFAQLERADAELAGYLQGEAGEVRVGAFSTAVPALVVPAVAALRLSSPELDVRVREAEAAEAYTLLSGGEVDLALSLAAHAPTARDPRFTRIPLLADPLDVALPAGHPLAAAEGLRLADLSGEPWIFGGSGPWSEITTAACEAAGFVPEQAHSAAGWTAILAMVEAGMGVALVPRMAAAERRTGVVTRVLSADQPQRHVIAAVRRGAEEGAAVGRVLDALREVAAVRRNVQNS; encoded by the coding sequence ATGACCGAGTGGGACATCAGGAAGCTGCAGATCCTCCGCACCCTGAACGAGCGCGGGACCGTGACCGCCACGGCCGAGGCGCTCCGGATGACCCCGTCGGCCGTCTCCCAGCAGCTCTCCAACCTGGCCAGGCAGCTCGGCGTACCGCTGCTCGTGGCACACGGCAGGCGGGTCAGGCTGACCGACGCGGCCCAGCTCGTCCTCCGGCACGCCGAGGCGGTCTTCGCCCAGCTGGAGCGCGCGGACGCGGAGCTGGCCGGATACCTCCAGGGCGAGGCGGGCGAGGTCCGGGTGGGCGCCTTCTCCACGGCGGTCCCCGCCCTGGTCGTGCCCGCCGTCGCCGCGCTGCGGCTCAGCAGCCCGGAGCTGGACGTCCGGGTACGGGAGGCGGAGGCGGCCGAGGCGTACACCCTGCTGTCGGGCGGTGAGGTCGATCTGGCCCTCTCGCTGGCCGCGCACGCCCCGACGGCCCGGGACCCGCGCTTCACCCGGATACCGCTGCTGGCGGATCCGCTCGATGTCGCGCTGCCCGCCGGCCACCCGCTCGCCGCCGCCGAGGGGCTGCGGCTGGCGGATCTCTCCGGTGAGCCATGGATCTTCGGGGGCAGCGGTCCCTGGTCGGAGATCACCACGGCTGCCTGCGAGGCCGCCGGGTTCGTTCCCGAACAGGCCCACAGCGCCGCGGGCTGGACGGCGATCCTGGCCATGGTGGAAGCGGGCATGGGGGTCGCGCTGGTGCCGAGGATGGCCGCGGCGGAGCGCCGTACGGGGGTGGTCACCCGGGTGCTGAGCGCCGACCAGCCGCAGCGCCATGTGATCGCGGCGGTCCGGCGCGGGGCCGAGGAGGGCGCCGCGGTGGGCCGGGTGCTCGACGCGCTGCGCGAGGTGGCGGCCGTTCGTAGGAACGTTCAGAATTCCTGA
- the malQ gene encoding 4-alpha-glucanotransferase, whose protein sequence is MSLARLAALHGVATSCSPSADVTVPVSDTTVVAVLAALDVDASTPEAIGEALGRHEADLASRLLPPTVVARPGERPAVVSDLPPGSTLRIETEQGRTLDKWQELPLGVHELHAEAEDGRTARATLVVAPERVPQPPGHRHGFLVQLYSLLSDRSWGMGDLGDLAELAAWSGRVHGAGFVQVNPLHAAVPGTPTDPSPYRPSSRRFPDPVHLRIEAVPEYAYVADRSHLERGAALRDEVLRNGALIDRDAVWALKKEALELIARVPLGPGRRAAYADFLAAQGRPLEDHATWCALAEAHGPDRHAWPAGLRDPRSRETARARAALQDRVDFHMWLAWLTDTQLAAAQHTAHEAGMDIGLVHDLAVGVHPGGSDAWAQQDAFASGMSVGAPPDAFNARGQDWGLPPWRPDALAASGYAPFRGLLRGILRNAGALRIDHVMGLFRLWWVPEGGDPTTGTYVRYDADAMLAVLALEAHRAGAVVIGEDLGTVEPGVREALSRRGVLGTSVLWFERDWSGTGRPLAPAEWREECVATATTHDLPSTAARLTGEHVELRHRLGLLTHPLGQEQAEDKAETAEWLGYLSRLGLLPEGSGDEEGEVRAVYRFLLRTPARMTGIWLPDAVGDRRPQNLPGTWDEYPNWRLPVADAHGRPVTLEDVAASPRLHRLMAEFAARTGPPGARATRPFATFAPWTRRTPCAPEP, encoded by the coding sequence ATGAGCCTTGCCAGGCTCGCCGCGTTGCACGGAGTCGCCACCTCCTGCTCACCTTCCGCGGACGTCACCGTCCCGGTCTCCGACACCACCGTCGTCGCGGTGCTCGCCGCGCTGGACGTCGACGCGTCGACGCCGGAGGCGATCGGCGAGGCTCTCGGCCGCCACGAGGCGGACCTGGCGAGCCGGCTGCTGCCGCCGACCGTGGTGGCCAGGCCCGGGGAGCGGCCCGCCGTGGTGAGCGACCTGCCGCCGGGCAGCACACTGCGGATCGAGACCGAGCAGGGCCGCACGCTCGACAAATGGCAGGAACTGCCCCTCGGCGTACATGAGTTGCACGCCGAGGCGGAGGACGGCCGCACCGCGCGGGCCACCCTCGTCGTCGCGCCCGAGCGGGTGCCGCAGCCACCCGGCCACCGTCACGGCTTCCTCGTGCAGCTCTACTCCCTGCTGTCCGACCGCTCCTGGGGCATGGGTGACCTCGGCGACCTGGCCGAGCTCGCGGCCTGGTCGGGGCGGGTGCACGGCGCCGGATTCGTCCAGGTCAACCCGCTGCACGCGGCGGTGCCCGGCACGCCCACCGACCCCTCGCCCTACCGGCCCTCGTCGCGCCGCTTCCCCGATCCCGTCCATCTGCGCATCGAGGCCGTCCCCGAGTACGCGTACGTGGCGGACCGCAGCCACCTGGAGCGGGGCGCCGCCCTGCGGGACGAGGTCCTCCGGAACGGCGCGCTGATCGACCGCGACGCCGTGTGGGCGCTGAAGAAGGAAGCCCTGGAACTGATCGCCCGGGTGCCGCTCGGACCCGGCCGCCGCGCCGCGTACGCGGACTTCCTCGCCGCCCAGGGCAGACCCCTGGAGGACCACGCCACCTGGTGCGCGCTGGCGGAGGCGCACGGCCCGGACCGGCACGCCTGGCCCGCGGGCCTCCGCGACCCCCGCTCGCGCGAGACGGCCCGCGCCCGCGCCGCGCTCCAGGACCGCGTCGACTTCCACATGTGGCTGGCCTGGCTGACCGACACCCAGCTCGCCGCCGCCCAGCACACCGCGCACGAGGCGGGCATGGACATCGGTCTGGTCCACGACCTGGCCGTCGGCGTGCACCCGGGCGGCTCCGATGCCTGGGCGCAGCAGGACGCCTTCGCCTCCGGCATGTCGGTCGGCGCCCCGCCGGACGCCTTCAACGCCCGGGGGCAGGACTGGGGCCTGCCACCCTGGCGCCCCGACGCCCTGGCCGCGTCCGGGTACGCACCCTTCCGCGGGCTGCTCCGCGGCATCCTGCGCAACGCGGGCGCCCTGCGCATCGACCATGTGATGGGGCTCTTCCGGCTCTGGTGGGTACCGGAGGGCGGCGATCCCACCACCGGAACATATGTCCGTTACGACGCCGACGCGATGCTCGCCGTCCTCGCCCTGGAGGCCCACCGCGCGGGCGCCGTGGTGATCGGCGAGGACCTCGGAACGGTCGAGCCCGGAGTGCGTGAGGCCCTGTCACGGCGGGGCGTGCTGGGCACCTCCGTGCTCTGGTTCGAGCGCGACTGGAGCGGTACGGGGCGCCCGCTGGCCCCGGCGGAATGGCGGGAGGAGTGCGTGGCCACGGCCACCACCCACGATCTGCCGTCCACCGCGGCCCGGTTGACCGGCGAGCACGTCGAACTGCGCCACCGGCTGGGGTTGCTGACCCACCCGCTCGGCCAGGAGCAGGCCGAGGACAAGGCGGAGACCGCCGAGTGGCTCGGATACCTCTCCCGACTGGGCCTGCTGCCCGAGGGCTCCGGCGACGAGGAGGGCGAGGTCCGCGCGGTCTACCGCTTCCTGCTGCGCACCCCGGCCCGGATGACCGGTATCTGGCTGCCGGACGCGGTGGGCGACCGGCGCCCGCAGAATCTGCCCGGCACCTGGGACGAATACCCCAACTGGCGCCTGCCGGTTGCCGACGCGCACGGACGGCCCGTCACCCTGGAGGACGTGGCGGCCTCCCCCCGGCTGCACCGCCTGATGGCTGAGTTCGCGGCGCGTACGGGACCCCCGGGCGCGCGGGCCACAAGGCCGTTCGCTACGTTTGCTCCGTGGACAAGAAGAACGCCCTGCGCGCCGGAGCCGTAG
- a CDS encoding HNH endonuclease produces MPHVLVLNASYEPLGVVPLRRALVLVLENKAVSLEESGAFMHSATCIVPAPSVVRLKRFVRVPYRGPVPLTRRALFARDGGRCMYCGGVATSVDHVIPRSRGGQHRWDNVVAACRRCNHVKADRHLLELGWRLRHQPAPPSGLAWRIIGTGHRDPRWLPYLQPFGADDALARIDGVSA; encoded by the coding sequence GTGCCGCATGTCCTGGTCCTCAACGCGTCGTACGAGCCCCTCGGCGTCGTACCGCTCCGTCGCGCGCTCGTCCTCGTCCTGGAGAACAAGGCAGTCTCCCTGGAGGAATCCGGCGCCTTCATGCACAGTGCCACCTGCATCGTTCCCGCGCCCAGCGTCGTACGGCTGAAGCGGTTCGTCCGGGTCCCGTACCGGGGTCCCGTCCCGCTCACCCGCCGTGCGCTCTTCGCCCGTGACGGCGGGCGCTGCATGTACTGCGGTGGCGTCGCAACCAGCGTCGACCATGTCATTCCGCGCAGTCGCGGCGGGCAGCACCGCTGGGACAATGTGGTGGCCGCGTGCCGCCGGTGCAACCACGTCAAGGCCGACCGTCACCTGCTGGAACTGGGCTGGCGGCTGCGTCACCAGCCCGCCCCGCCGAGCGGGCTCGCCTGGCGCATCATCGGGACCGGGCACCGGGACCCGCGCTGGCTGCCGTACCTGCAGCCCTTCGGCGCGGACGACGCGCTGGCCCGGATCGACGGCGTCTCGGCCTGA